A genomic segment from Paramixta manurensis encodes:
- a CDS encoding HAD-IIA family hydrolase, protein MSLKNVICDIDGVLMHDNTAVPGADAFLHRLLEKGTPLVILTNYPSQTSQDLANRFLSAGIEVPDSVFYTSAMATADFLRRQEGKKAYVIGEGALIHELYKAGFTITDINPDFVIVGETRSFNWDMMHKAAFFVANGARFIATNPDTHARGFYPACGALCAGIEKVSGRKPFYVGKPSPLIIRAALNKMQAHSEETVIIGDNLRTDIFAGFQAGLETILVLSGVSTLSDIDAMPFRPSWIYPSVADIDIL, encoded by the coding sequence ATGAGCTTAAAAAACGTAATTTGCGATATTGATGGCGTGCTGATGCACGATAATACCGCCGTTCCCGGCGCCGATGCGTTTCTGCACCGCTTACTGGAAAAGGGCACGCCGTTAGTCATTTTGACCAACTACCCATCACAAACGTCGCAAGATTTAGCTAACCGCTTTCTCTCAGCCGGTATTGAAGTACCTGATAGCGTGTTTTACACCTCAGCGATGGCGACCGCCGATTTTCTGCGCCGTCAGGAGGGGAAAAAGGCCTATGTTATTGGTGAAGGCGCGTTGATTCATGAGCTGTATAAAGCGGGGTTCACGATTACCGATATCAATCCTGATTTCGTGATTGTGGGTGAAACGCGCTCTTTTAATTGGGACATGATGCATAAGGCGGCTTTTTTCGTCGCCAACGGCGCACGTTTTATCGCTACCAACCCGGATACACATGCGCGCGGCTTCTATCCCGCCTGCGGCGCGCTGTGCGCGGGTATCGAAAAGGTTTCCGGGCGTAAACCTTTTTACGTTGGTAAACCCAGCCCGCTGATTATTCGCGCGGCGTTAAATAAAATGCAGGCCCACTCCGAAGAGACGGTGATCATTGGCGATAACTTACGCACCGATATTTTCGCCGGTTTTCAGGCCGGGCTGGAAACCATTTTGGTGCTGTCAGGCGTGTCCACTCTGAGCGATATTGATGCGATGCCTTTTCGACCCAGTTGGATTTATCCCTCGGTCGCCGATATTGATATCCTCTAA